One Phaseolus vulgaris cultivar G19833 chromosome 2, P. vulgaris v2.0, whole genome shotgun sequence DNA window includes the following coding sequences:
- the LOC137810130 gene encoding uncharacterized protein, whose protein sequence is METRGSKKMVAMETTIKNGRRSNRERKMGLIQDVDELKRKLRHEENVHRALERAFTRPLGSLPRLPPYLPPHILELVAEVAVLEEEVVRLEERAVNFRLALYQEAVYISSNWNAENLRDSMDQNSIKIFFPK, encoded by the exons ATGGAAACTCGAGGGAGTAAGAAAATGGTGGCAATGGAGACAACCATAAAAAATGGGCGTAGGTCCAATAGAGAAAGGAAAATGGGTTTGATACAAGAT GTTGACGAGTTGAAGAGAAAGCTTAGACACGAAGAGAATGTTCACAGAGCGTTAGAAAGAGCGTTTACAAGACCTCTGGGATCCCTTCCTCGCCTTCCTCCTTATCTCCCCCCACAT ATACTAGAGCTTGTGGCTGAGGTAGCAGtattggaggaggaggtggttAGACTAGAAGAACGGGCTGTGAATTTCAGGTTAGCTCTATATCAGGAAGCTGTCTACATTTCCTCTAACTGGAATGCAGAGAATTTGAGGGACTCAATGGACCAGAACTCCATCAAAATCTTTTTCCCAAAGTGA